From Chryseobacterium sp. H1D6B, a single genomic window includes:
- the trmD gene encoding tRNA (guanosine(37)-N1)-methyltransferase TrmD, whose protein sequence is MRIDIISVLPELMESPFTTSILRRAMDKGLAEVHFHQLRDWSVNKHRQVDDEPYGGGAGMVMMIEPLDKCISELKSQREYDEVIYLTPDGVTLNQKIANTLSIKNNLIFLCGHYKGIDQRVRELHITKEISIGDYVLTGGELAACVLADSIIRLIPGVLNDEQSALTDSFQDDLLSPPIYTRPENYKGLEVPKILLSGNFAKIEEWRHDEAVRITKEKRPDLL, encoded by the coding sequence ATGAGAATTGATATTATAAGCGTACTTCCTGAATTGATGGAAAGTCCGTTTACCACTTCTATTTTAAGAAGAGCAATGGATAAAGGATTGGCAGAAGTACATTTTCACCAGTTGAGAGACTGGTCAGTAAATAAGCACAGACAAGTGGATGATGAGCCTTATGGAGGCGGAGCAGGAATGGTAATGATGATAGAACCGCTGGATAAGTGTATTTCTGAACTTAAATCTCAAAGAGAATATGATGAGGTGATCTATTTAACGCCGGATGGAGTTACTTTAAATCAAAAAATAGCCAATACACTTTCTATAAAAAATAATTTGATTTTTCTATGCGGTCATTATAAAGGTATAGACCAGAGGGTAAGAGAATTACATATTACAAAAGAAATCTCGATCGGAGATTATGTTCTTACCGGTGGAGAACTTGCAGCGTGTGTTTTAGCTGATTCTATCATAAGATTGATTCCTGGAGTATTGAATGATGAACAGAGTGCATTAACTGACAGTTTTCAGGATGATCTTTTATCTCCTCCCATCTATACAAGACCTGAAAATTATAAAGGATTGGAAGTTCCTAAAATTCTTTTAAGCGGAAATTTTGCCAAAATTGAAGAATGGCGTCATGATGAAGCAGTGAGAATTACCAAAGAAAAACGTCCCGACTTACTTTAA
- a CDS encoding endonuclease/exonuclease/phosphatase family protein: MELFTFYNVENLFLPDPTPIHKLDPTKSGLRNWDERKYKNKLFKISHVFQLMKEENGTLPFMIGLSEVSGRQVLEDLVQLEPFNSEYGIIHYNSMDERKVDVAMLYDKSKVEVIHSETITFFFEIIDRNPENYDTTRDVLYSKVKYKGEIINVFVAHLPSKREKDINKPKRAFILNEIRSRILNIVNEEKEKVILCGDFNENPDDEDLVKILYGNDHTKVLENPFQELFSTRNYSTFHYKSGLLFDQIILSKSFFETVGLSFQSAQIFNSEKLSSRNRKFEGRPFRTYAGTRYLGGYSDHFPVFVRFEDL, translated from the coding sequence ATGGAGCTGTTCACTTTTTACAATGTAGAAAATTTATTTCTACCCGATCCAACACCAATTCATAAATTAGATCCAACAAAATCAGGATTAAGAAATTGGGACGAAAGAAAATATAAGAATAAGCTTTTTAAAATTTCACACGTTTTTCAATTGATGAAGGAAGAAAATGGCACTCTGCCATTTATGATTGGTTTATCTGAAGTCTCCGGAAGGCAGGTTTTAGAAGATCTTGTGCAGCTGGAGCCTTTTAATTCAGAATATGGAATTATTCATTATAATTCTATGGATGAAAGAAAGGTAGATGTTGCCATGTTATACGATAAAAGCAAAGTAGAAGTAATACATTCAGAAACTATTACCTTTTTCTTTGAAATTATAGATAGAAATCCAGAAAATTACGATACAACTAGAGATGTACTTTATTCAAAAGTAAAATATAAAGGAGAGATTATTAATGTTTTTGTCGCTCACCTTCCCTCAAAGAGAGAGAAAGATATTAATAAGCCCAAGAGAGCCTTTATACTTAACGAAATCCGAAGCAGGATTTTGAATATTGTAAATGAAGAAAAGGAAAAGGTGATTTTATGTGGTGATTTTAATGAAAACCCAGATGATGAAGATTTAGTAAAAATTCTGTATGGCAATGACCATACGAAAGTGTTAGAAAACCCTTTCCAGGAGTTGTTTTCCACTAGAAACTATTCTACTTTTCATTATAAATCGGGACTGTTATTTGACCAGATAATCTTATCAAAATCCTTTTTTGAGACGGTGGGGCTGTCTTTTCAGAGTGCTCAAATATTTAACTCTGAAAAACTTAGCAGCCGAAATAGGAAATTTGAAGGCAGACCTTTCAGAACCTATGCCGGAACACGGTATTTGGGAGGTTACAGCGATCACTTTCCTGTTTTCGTAAGATTTGAAGATTTATAA
- a CDS encoding lamin tail domain-containing protein, translating into MKKIFTVLGLISATAFMNAQIVINEVYGGGGNSGATLKNDFVELKNIGSSAVTITGATLQYASAAGTFNQYHPLPSITLNPGQTYLIQEAAGTGGTANLPTPDYIAPIPTNFGSGTNTSAGFAMAAAAGKVVLASNGTQVGSPTDGNVLDFVGYGTANQFEGTGPAPAPSATNSVARVSGDTNNNATDFVAGTPTPQNSTTGSLAVSDIKNVKSNFVKNTFVKNGEITFGTEAKDVKVYNMFGQIVKTASVKANGTVNVSELAKGNYIVTGTVNNEPVSQKVLKD; encoded by the coding sequence ATGAAAAAGATTTTTACTGTTTTAGGATTAATTTCCGCTACGGCATTTATGAATGCCCAGATTGTTATTAACGAAGTGTATGGAGGAGGAGGTAACTCTGGAGCTACATTAAAAAATGACTTCGTAGAATTAAAAAATATTGGCTCTTCTGCTGTTACTATAACTGGTGCAACTTTACAGTACGCTTCAGCTGCAGGAACATTTAATCAATATCACCCGCTGCCTAGCATCACTTTAAATCCAGGTCAGACTTATTTGATCCAGGAAGCTGCTGGAACAGGTGGTACTGCTAATTTACCAACACCAGATTATATTGCACCAATTCCTACTAATTTTGGAAGTGGGACTAATACAAGTGCAGGATTTGCAATGGCTGCTGCTGCTGGTAAAGTAGTTTTGGCGAGCAATGGAACACAAGTTGGATCTCCTACAGATGGAAATGTATTAGATTTTGTAGGTTATGGAACTGCTAATCAATTTGAAGGAACAGGACCAGCTCCAGCTCCGTCAGCTACTAATTCGGTTGCAAGAGTTTCAGGAGACACAAATAATAATGCCACTGATTTTGTAGCTGGTACACCAACGCCTCAAAACTCAACAACAGGTTCTCTAGCAGTATCAGATATCAAAAATGTAAAATCTAACTTCGTGAAAAATACTTTCGTGAAGAATGGAGAAATTACTTTTGGAACTGAAGCTAAAGATGTAAAAGTGTACAATATGTTCGGTCAGATCGTAAAAACTGCTTCTGTAAAAGCTAACGGAACTGTAAATGTGTCTGAATTAGCAAAAGGAAACTATATCGTTACAGGTACTGTAAACAATGAGCCGGTTTCTCAGAAAGTTTTAAAAGATTAA
- the deoC gene encoding deoxyribose-phosphate aldolase has protein sequence MNIAQYLDSTYLKTPAQSGISEEQTLQNDKDLAQEASDNGILAVMIRPDYVSEIKKYLQEINSKVVVGTVIGFHEGTYSIDEKLSEAKKAIEDGADELDFVINYTAYLKGDLELVKEEFVKGTQLSLQHQKVVKWIIEIAALTDEQIADLTKRISNWAEENFSEKDLSNIFVKSSTGFFETTEGKPNGATFEGVKIMLDNAGKLPVKAAGGVRTPADAEKMINMGVKRIGTSSALALIKDQSSSEGY, from the coding sequence ATGAACATTGCCCAATATTTAGATTCAACATATTTGAAGACACCGGCGCAGTCTGGTATTTCTGAAGAACAAACTTTACAAAATGATAAAGATCTGGCTCAAGAGGCGTCTGATAATGGTATTTTAGCCGTAATGATCCGTCCGGATTATGTATCTGAAATCAAAAAATATCTTCAAGAGATAAACTCAAAAGTAGTAGTAGGAACTGTTATTGGTTTTCATGAAGGAACTTATTCTATCGATGAGAAGCTTTCGGAAGCGAAAAAAGCAATTGAGGATGGAGCTGATGAATTAGATTTTGTTATTAACTATACTGCTTACCTTAAAGGTGATTTAGAATTGGTAAAAGAGGAATTTGTGAAAGGTACTCAACTATCTCTGCAGCATCAGAAGGTGGTGAAGTGGATTATTGAGATTGCAGCATTAACAGATGAACAGATCGCTGATCTTACCAAAAGAATCTCCAATTGGGCAGAAGAAAACTTTTCAGAGAAGGACTTGTCAAATATTTTTGTTAAATCTTCAACAGGCTTTTTTGAAACTACAGAAGGAAAACCTAATGGAGCAACATTTGAGGGGGTGAAAATCATGCTTGATAACGCAGGGAAACTTCCAGTAAAAGCAGCAGGAGGAGTAAGAACACCAGCAGATGCTGAAAAAATGATCAATATGGGAGTGAAAAGAATAGGAACTTCTTCAGCATTAGCTCTAATTAAAGATCAGTCTTCTTCAGAAGGATATTAA
- a CDS encoding aminopeptidase has translation MKKGVSICLILFCGIVTVSAQKDSIYIEAKLSPDRKSLEITQELIYYNHSEKDLNTIKLLNWVSAYNKRGTSLVYRKLEDRNNDLHFAKKEQLGKLLSLDIKDSDNQTVSINNIAEENLFVPLSEPLQPGKSTKLHLHYQLQLPDKKFTGYGTSDKNTALKYFFIVPDHFDPDNISKRNYHDIEESVNFNTYWTVNFDLPVNYFTESNLQQIQMNSFKGYLDSDPEFLISQNEYQSIKVNSEDIHTEVKFGYNLTPNEKQDLEFYLPLHLKFIKERLGFVPESLFISDKFRAKEDFFGNNDINLWVFKFQLFTDAEKTDLDYFGIIAKKILDENIITDKQDNHWFKNGVKSYLEIQYLKKFYSNTKLLGTLPDAKVFGVKPLKLFHASNLKLIDRYGLAYQYIMSQNLDQKIDEKFTVLSNFNDMAVSSFETGSLFNYSADKMGYEKFNILLKDYISNNTDKQIDPRDFLEELSEKDKTNQYLTSFINQKNRVNFKLKKFRKEDDSLNIKIYRNTDYPIPVKLETKTKEEEKQEYWVDTLENERTKTVSIPALDIYKITLNNNFIFPESTYRDNFLYAKGFFSNTKKIKLKFIKDIPNPEFNEIYISPRIRFNNTYDKFLFGINLKNQSFFDQKFLYSFTPTYSSGTGKLTGSGGISYSFLPAESIIRSLTFGTSASYFHYDYDLAYRKASLYSSINFRKNPRSTVSRGVGLSYNYFEKDLSPAMAANGDYSKYNLWSFGYSYTDNQMIHEKSLSVNTQWMEDFNKITAEGFYRWEFASKQKLSVRLFAGYFARNETRNSMFNYGISRVSNYSFSYNLLGESANSGILSQQFILADGGFKSFIPGSVNQWITSVNVDSSVWKIFHVYADAGIYKNKNNPTQFIWDTGIKVRVIPDFLEVYFPVASTLGFEPSFKDYARRIRYTLVLNLGAIINAARRGWY, from the coding sequence TTGAAAAAAGGTGTTAGTATTTGTCTTATTTTGTTTTGTGGAATTGTAACAGTTTCTGCACAAAAAGACAGCATTTATATTGAAGCAAAATTATCTCCGGACAGAAAAAGTCTGGAAATAACCCAGGAGCTTATTTATTATAATCATTCTGAAAAGGATTTAAATACTATAAAGCTTTTAAACTGGGTTTCTGCATACAATAAAAGAGGAACTTCTTTAGTGTACAGAAAACTGGAAGACAGAAATAATGATCTTCATTTTGCAAAAAAAGAGCAGCTGGGAAAACTTTTATCATTAGACATTAAAGATTCCGACAATCAGACTGTTTCTATCAATAACATTGCTGAAGAAAATCTTTTTGTTCCATTAAGTGAACCTCTACAACCAGGCAAAAGTACCAAGCTGCATCTGCATTATCAGTTACAACTTCCTGATAAAAAATTTACCGGATACGGTACTTCTGATAAAAATACAGCTTTAAAATATTTCTTTATTGTTCCGGATCATTTTGATCCGGACAATATTTCTAAGAGAAATTATCATGACATTGAAGAGTCGGTTAATTTTAACACCTACTGGACAGTGAATTTTGATCTTCCAGTGAATTATTTTACTGAGAGTAACCTTCAGCAGATCCAGATGAATTCTTTTAAAGGATATTTGGATTCTGACCCCGAATTTTTAATTTCTCAAAATGAATATCAGTCTATAAAGGTCAACTCGGAAGATATTCATACTGAAGTAAAATTTGGATACAACTTAACTCCCAATGAAAAACAAGATTTGGAATTCTACCTTCCTCTTCATTTAAAATTCATTAAAGAGAGACTGGGATTTGTTCCGGAGAGTTTATTTATTTCGGATAAATTCAGAGCTAAGGAAGATTTCTTTGGAAACAACGATATTAATTTATGGGTTTTTAAATTTCAGCTGTTTACAGATGCTGAGAAAACAGATCTAGACTATTTCGGAATCATTGCAAAAAAGATTCTTGATGAAAATATCATTACCGACAAACAAGATAATCATTGGTTTAAAAACGGAGTAAAATCTTATCTGGAAATTCAATACCTGAAGAAATTCTACAGCAATACAAAACTTCTAGGTACTTTACCCGACGCTAAAGTTTTTGGAGTAAAACCTTTAAAATTGTTTCATGCTTCAAATCTTAAGTTGATAGACCGTTATGGGCTGGCTTATCAGTACATCATGTCACAGAATCTCGACCAGAAAATTGATGAAAAATTTACGGTGCTGAGCAATTTTAATGATATGGCGGTAAGCAGTTTTGAAACGGGAAGTTTATTCAATTATTCTGCTGATAAAATGGGATATGAAAAATTCAATATTCTATTAAAAGACTATATTTCTAACAATACAGATAAGCAGATCGATCCTAGAGATTTCTTAGAAGAGCTTTCTGAGAAAGATAAAACAAACCAATATTTGACAAGTTTTATTAATCAAAAAAACAGAGTCAATTTTAAATTAAAAAAATTCAGGAAAGAAGATGATTCTTTAAATATCAAAATATATAGAAATACAGATTATCCTATTCCTGTAAAGCTGGAAACCAAGACAAAAGAGGAAGAAAAGCAAGAGTATTGGGTAGATACTCTCGAAAATGAAAGAACAAAAACGGTTTCAATTCCGGCTTTAGATATTTATAAAATCACGCTTAATAACAATTTTATATTCCCAGAGTCAACATACAGGGACAATTTTCTCTATGCAAAGGGATTCTTCTCCAATACAAAAAAAATTAAATTAAAATTTATAAAGGATATTCCAAATCCTGAGTTTAACGAAATCTACATCAGTCCCCGTATACGTTTTAATAACACTTATGACAAGTTTCTTTTTGGGATCAATTTAAAAAACCAGTCATTCTTTGATCAAAAATTCTTATACTCTTTCACACCAACATACAGTTCCGGCACTGGAAAACTTACAGGATCAGGAGGTATTTCCTACTCTTTTCTGCCAGCTGAGAGTATCATCAGAAGTCTGACATTTGGCACTTCAGCTTCCTATTTTCACTATGATTATGATCTTGCCTATCGAAAAGCATCTTTATATTCAAGCATAAATTTCAGAAAAAACCCAAGAAGTACGGTAAGCAGAGGAGTCGGTCTTTCTTATAATTATTTTGAAAAAGATTTAAGTCCTGCCATGGCTGCCAATGGTGATTACAGCAAATATAATCTTTGGAGCTTCGGATATTCTTATACTGACAATCAGATGATCCATGAAAAAAGCCTCAGTGTGAACACTCAATGGATGGAAGATTTCAATAAAATAACTGCTGAAGGTTTTTACAGGTGGGAATTTGCATCCAAACAAAAACTAAGCGTAAGACTATTTGCTGGATATTTTGCCAGAAATGAAACCAGAAACAGCATGTTCAATTATGGAATCTCAAGAGTTTCAAATTATTCTTTTTCATACAATCTTTTAGGAGAAAGCGCCAACAGCGGTATTTTATCACAGCAGTTTATTTTAGCTGACGGAGGATTCAAATCTTTTATTCCTGGAAGCGTCAACCAATGGATCACTTCTGTAAATGTAGATTCAAGTGTCTGGAAAATTTTCCATGTATATGCCGATGCAGGAATTTATAAGAATAAAAATAATCCGACTCAATTTATCTGGGACACCGGAATAAAAGTAAGAGTAATTCCGGATTTTCTTGAAGTGTATTTCCCTGTTGCCTCTACTTTAGGATTTGAACCGTCATTTAAAGATTATGCAAGACGCATCAGATATACTTTAGTTCTCAATTTAGGGGCTATCATCAATGCAGCGAGAAGAGGATGGTATTAA
- a CDS encoding T9SS type A sorting domain-containing protein: MKKIYSLFATALLSMSVFAQTTIFSENMGTSSATNSISSNPFQNGSPVTYSGSADVRSSLTSTGYTGASGGANVFFTGTAGTNFIISGINTLNYTNIQMSFGQLKTTSAANNELTVEVSSNGTTWTPLTYTRPTGSGTANAYILITPSGTIPAASSLSIRFTNTTTGQWRLDDVKVTGTNNTLGVSDTKNGKASFVKNTSVDNEIIFGAKSDVKIYNVNGTLVKTASVSENKALNVADLPKGVYIVTGTVNGKNVSEKVIKK; encoded by the coding sequence ATGAAAAAGATTTATTCTTTATTTGCTACGGCATTATTATCAATGAGTGTATTTGCACAGACGACTATTTTTTCTGAAAATATGGGAACGTCTTCAGCTACAAATAGTATTTCTTCAAATCCATTTCAAAATGGAAGTCCTGTAACTTATTCTGGATCTGCAGATGTTAGAAGTTCTTTAACATCTACTGGTTATACAGGAGCTTCTGGAGGAGCAAATGTTTTTTTCACAGGTACTGCTGGTACAAATTTCATCATCAGTGGTATTAATACTCTAAATTATACTAATATTCAAATGAGTTTTGGACAGTTAAAAACGACAAGTGCCGCTAATAATGAGTTAACAGTAGAAGTTAGTTCTAACGGAACCACTTGGACTCCTTTGACGTATACAAGACCTACAGGCAGCGGAACAGCAAATGCTTATATTCTAATCACGCCATCAGGAACAATTCCTGCAGCATCAAGTTTAAGTATTAGATTTACAAATACAACTACTGGACAATGGAGACTTGATGATGTGAAAGTAACAGGAACAAATAATACATTAGGCGTTTCAGATACTAAGAATGGTAAAGCTTCTTTTGTGAAAAATACTTCAGTAGATAATGAAATTATTTTTGGAGCGAAATCGGATGTTAAAATTTATAATGTAAATGGAACATTAGTAAAGACTGCTTCTGTATCTGAAAATAAAGCTTTAAACGTTGCTGACCTTCCAAAAGGAGTTTATATTGTAACAGGTACTGTGAACGGTAAAAACGTTTCAGAGAAAGTTATTAAGAAATAA
- a CDS encoding T9SS type A sorting domain-containing protein, which translates to MKKTLFCLITSIAAMSFHAQVSIVATSGTAAGTYTTLKDAFDAVNSGTHQGSITMSITGNTTETATAALNASGGTASYTSVVIKPAAGVTPTISGNISAAMLIKILGNNVTIDGSNTAGGTTRDLTITNTSVTAPQVIAAASASAAAPVTNLTIKNSNIINGINTSSALVITDGNATAAGGYFNNVTIQNNSIQKAYIGMYLWAAIAAGNGSNTVVKDNVLNTAGANAIRFVGIYLQGVDGGMVNNNTVGNFETASTEIKRAIWFATGTVNSSIVSNTITNIGYSGTGAGGAVGITITSGNTGAVAVANNLVNKNVITNMTSSGTSTAFAGVFLSGVTGGTTISQNNINTIKNTNTGGYGAVGILLSGTATAGATNVVNNFVSDVSGYGYNGGSIADNGYGIAVTSGTLYNLYYNTVNQTVSQTVTTGKPAALNITSGVTAAGAIDLRNNIFVTSQAGTSYAVYSGAANTVFSNINYNDYYSTNGALGYIGSDRTSLAAMQTGFGGNVNSINVLPVFVSNNNLHLVPASNAGLDNKGTPIASVTVDFDNNARSATTPDLGASEFTAVSLGVHDAVKNKISYYPNPVIDYLYINNTNKIKNVEVYNTAGQRIINENVNAEKGVINLTKAPAGVYILKVNSEVDTQSIKVIKK; encoded by the coding sequence ATGAAAAAAACTCTATTTTGTTTAATTACGAGTATCGCTGCCATGAGTTTTCATGCGCAGGTAAGTATTGTCGCTACTTCTGGTACGGCAGCTGGAACTTATACTACTTTAAAAGACGCATTTGATGCTGTTAATAGTGGTACGCACCAAGGAAGTATTACAATGAGTATTACAGGGAATACAACAGAAACAGCAACTGCAGCTTTAAATGCAAGCGGAGGAACAGCAAGCTATACTTCAGTTGTAATAAAACCTGCGGCGGGGGTTACCCCTACGATAAGTGGTAATATTTCGGCTGCTATGCTTATTAAAATATTAGGAAACAATGTGACGATAGACGGAAGTAATACTGCTGGAGGGACTACTAGGGATCTCACAATTACAAATACTTCTGTTACTGCTCCCCAAGTGATTGCGGCAGCTTCAGCTTCAGCAGCCGCTCCGGTTACTAACCTTACTATTAAAAATTCGAATATTATTAATGGAATAAACACTTCGTCAGCTTTAGTAATTACGGATGGAAATGCTACAGCAGCAGGCGGGTATTTTAATAATGTAACGATACAAAACAATTCTATCCAGAAAGCATATATCGGAATGTACCTTTGGGCAGCAATTGCTGCCGGTAACGGTTCTAATACAGTTGTAAAAGACAATGTATTGAATACTGCAGGGGCTAATGCTATTCGTTTTGTAGGAATTTATCTTCAGGGTGTAGACGGAGGAATGGTTAATAATAATACAGTCGGAAATTTTGAAACGGCAAGTACGGAAATTAAAAGAGCAATATGGTTTGCAACGGGTACCGTAAATTCTTCTATAGTTTCTAATACAATTACCAACATCGGTTATTCAGGGACTGGAGCAGGAGGGGCTGTCGGAATAACAATCACCTCTGGAAATACAGGAGCGGTGGCTGTAGCTAATAATTTAGTAAATAAAAATGTAATCACAAATATGACCTCTAGCGGAACCAGCACAGCTTTTGCTGGAGTATTTTTAAGTGGTGTAACTGGAGGTACTACGATCAGCCAAAATAATATCAACACAATAAAGAATACCAATACAGGAGGATACGGAGCAGTAGGAATATTGCTTTCAGGGACTGCAACGGCAGGAGCTACAAATGTTGTAAATAATTTTGTATCAGATGTTTCAGGGTATGGATATAATGGGGGCAGTATTGCTGATAACGGCTACGGGATTGCAGTGACAAGCGGGACACTTTACAATTTATATTATAATACCGTAAACCAGACTGTCAGCCAAACAGTAACAACAGGTAAGCCTGCTGCATTAAATATTACAAGCGGTGTTACTGCTGCAGGAGCTATTGATCTGAGAAATAATATTTTTGTAACCAGCCAAGCAGGTACGTCATATGCTGTTTATTCAGGGGCGGCAAATACAGTGTTTTCAAATATAAATTATAATGATTATTATAGTACAAACGGAGCACTCGGTTATATTGGAAGTGACAGAACCAGTCTTGCAGCGATGCAGACAGGATTTGGGGGAAATGTAAATTCAATTAATGTACTGCCTGTTTTTGTTTCTAATAATAATTTACATTTGGTACCAGCATCAAACGCAGGCTTAGATAATAAAGGAACTCCTATAGCTTCCGTGACAGTAGATTTTGATAATAATGCTAGAAGTGCAACAACGCCTGATTTGGGAGCAAGTGAATTTACAGCTGTTTCTTTAGGAGTGCATGATGCTGTTAAAAACAAGATCAGTTATTATCCAAACCCTGTGATTGATTATTTATACATTAACAATACAAATAAAATTAAAAATGTGGAAGTGTATAATACAGCAGGACAAAGAATTATTAATGAAAATGTAAACGCAGAAAAAGGGGTTATCAATTTAACCAAAGCACCTGCAGGAGTTTATATTTTAAAAGTAAACTCTGAAGTGGATACACAGTCTATTAAGGTTATTAAAAAATAG
- the dusB gene encoding tRNA dihydrouridine synthase DusB, with amino-acid sequence MVKIGNIQLPEFPLLLAPMEDVSDPPFRRLCKMHGADLMYSEFISSEGLIRDAMKSRKKLDIFDYERPVGIQIFGGDEEAMAESARIVETVNPDLVDINFGCPVKKVVCKGAGAGVLKDIDLMVRLTKAVVSSTHLPVTVKTRLGWDSTSINIDEVAERLQETGIKALTIHARTRGQMYKGEADWNHISRIKQNPNIEIPIFGNGDIDSPEKALEYKQKYACDGIMIGRAAIGYPWIFNEIKHFFKTGEHLPEPEISDRLLAVRQHAEWSVEWKGEKLGLIEMRQHYSNYFRGVPHFKDFRKKFLEVFTLEEMDALIKETQAFYTEYQQA; translated from the coding sequence ATGGTAAAAATAGGCAACATACAACTGCCGGAATTTCCGCTTTTGTTAGCTCCGATGGAAGACGTTAGTGATCCGCCGTTCAGACGCTTATGCAAAATGCATGGTGCTGATTTGATGTATTCAGAGTTTATCTCTTCTGAAGGCTTAATTCGTGATGCAATGAAGAGCAGAAAAAAGCTAGATATTTTCGATTACGAAAGACCTGTCGGAATTCAGATCTTTGGAGGTGATGAAGAAGCAATGGCAGAGTCTGCAAGAATTGTAGAAACGGTGAATCCTGATCTGGTTGATATTAATTTTGGGTGTCCTGTAAAAAAAGTAGTATGCAAAGGAGCAGGAGCCGGTGTGCTAAAAGATATTGATCTTATGGTACGCCTTACCAAAGCTGTGGTAAGCTCTACTCATCTTCCCGTAACTGTAAAGACACGTTTAGGATGGGACAGCACTTCTATCAATATTGATGAAGTAGCAGAACGTTTACAGGAAACAGGAATTAAAGCTTTAACAATACACGCCAGAACACGGGGCCAGATGTATAAAGGTGAAGCAGACTGGAACCACATTTCAAGAATAAAACAAAATCCAAATATTGAAATTCCAATCTTTGGAAATGGTGATATAGATTCTCCTGAAAAGGCTTTGGAATACAAACAAAAATACGCCTGCGACGGGATTATGATCGGACGTGCAGCAATCGGTTATCCCTGGATCTTTAATGAGATCAAGCATTTCTTTAAAACTGGAGAACACCTTCCTGAGCCCGAGATTTCAGACAGACTTTTAGCAGTACGCCAGCATGCAGAATGGAGCGTGGAATGGAAGGGTGAAAAGCTGGGCTTAATTGAAATGAGACAGCATTACAGCAATTATTTCCGTGGTGTCCCTCATTTTAAAGACTTTAGAAAAAAATTCCTTGAAGTTTTCACTTTAGAAGAAATGGATGCATTAATCAAAGAAACACAGGCATTCTATACAGAATATCAGCAGGCATAA
- a CDS encoding Lrp/AsnC ligand binding domain-containing protein encodes MKDSSNTSYHLDPIDKEIIYMLMDNAKTSLVHISKNVGISTTAVHQRIKKLEQAGVIENSISFLNPKKIGYKVISYIGVFLDQPSHYAELVKALKEINEVVEAHYTTGNYTVFLKVLCKDNDHLMQILSRLQKLKGVTRTETFISLEQGIYRQLKV; translated from the coding sequence ATGAAAGATTCAAGCAACACTAGCTATCATTTAGACCCAATCGACAAAGAGATCATTTACATGTTGATGGATAATGCAAAAACGTCTTTAGTTCACATTTCAAAAAATGTTGGAATTTCAACGACAGCTGTACACCAGAGAATAAAAAAGCTGGAGCAGGCGGGTGTCATTGAAAACTCGATCTCATTCTTAAATCCAAAAAAAATAGGATATAAAGTAATATCATATATTGGAGTGTTCTTAGACCAGCCAAGCCATTATGCAGAACTTGTAAAAGCCTTAAAAGAAATTAATGAAGTGGTAGAAGCTCATTATACTACCGGTAATTATACCGTTTTTCTTAAAGTTCTTTGTAAAGATAACGATCACTTGATGCAGATTCTTAGCAGACTTCAAAAATTAAAAGGAGTTACAAGAACAGAAACTTTCATATCTTTGGAACAAGGTATTTATAGACAATTGAAAGTATAA